The DNA segment TGTCTATCGCAGTCAGATCGGCCTTGCTTCCAGTGACCTTGGCCGTAATCCCGGTCCCGCCATATTCAAGGACCGGGAAATTTTGTGTTTTGGTCGGTTCGGCCCTCTTCGTGATGATCACATAGACGGTGTTGACCGATGCCGCGGCCGCGCTGGTCCTCACGATATCAGGATAACCGTTGCCGTCCACATCAGCCACCCTAAGCCTAACGGCTCTGCCAGCCAATTCCCACGGCCCCGCGGTTCCCGGAACGGTCGGTACACTTGTCGATGGCATGAGCGATGCCGTGGTGTTGAACGCGGCATTGAACGGATCGGACGTCGACTGCACATCGCTCCACTGACTGAGCCATATCTTGGTGACACCGGTCTCATAGACCGCCACTATATCGTCGCATCCGTCCTGGTTGAAGTCCCCTGTGGCAATGTCGATGGCCGCTGGGTTGTTGTTGCCGTTAGCGTCCAGGAGAGTTGCTCCCTGTTTGAAGGCCGGGAAGTAATCCCTTGATCCGTACAGTGGGGTCATCTTCCAATCCATGGCCCCACCGTTGTTCCACAGAACGTACAGACCGCGGTTGAAGAACATAGGGGTGTTCAGCGCTGGGTTTGATTTCGCTGCATCCTCAGTGGTCGCGGTGGAGTGAACGACCACATGGATAAGGCTGACAACGATGTCGGTATGACCGTTTCCGAAATTGCCTGCTGCCATTGCTCCAATGATGTCATAGGACGAATAATAATCGTTGTCGAACTCGGGTGTGTGACCCCAAGACGTCGTGGCCGCATAGACGGTAACGTCAGCGTTGCCCAGCCCTTTACTGCTGCCACCATCCTTCCAGAGGCCGGGGGTTCCGTCGAGGGATTTCATTAGACGGTAGGGATTTGACCATGATAGGCCATCAACTGACTGGCTGCGATACCAGGCGACACCGACGCTCGGGTCCTGGAATCCGACTGCCAGGTCCTGGCGGCTGTCTCCGTCCAGATCCGATTGTACCAGCCCTATTGGTCCATTATATGTCTTGGTCGGAAGGGCAATGTCTATCTTTTGCCATTGCCCGGTCACCTCGCCGTTCTTGAACCATGCGAGCTGGCTATTTTGCCAGGAGGCTCCGGATGAGCTCCAGGTGAAAGCGCCGGAACCGATGCCCGCTATGATGTCCGTCATCGTCCGGGGAGCGGTGATGTTGAACTGGACGGTCAATGAGTGATACGTTTCACCGGTTGTCGAGTTGGCCCCAGCATCCTGGAACGTGTCTATCGTAAGGGTGTACGAGTTCCTCCTCGGCAGCCACCATCCGGCGTTCGCGTCGATGGGCTTGAAGTAGAAGGTGTAACGAGCCGACGGATCGTTGGATGATGTCTTCCCATCGGCTATCCAGGTTGCCCCGTTGGTTGAATCTGTCTTGAAGACCGAGCTGACCGGGGCGGTATAGATCGGAACCTTGATGCCGGCCGGATTGGCCGCCGGCATTGTCGGGGTCTTTCTTACAACATAACGGCCAGAATAGTCGCTCACCGTCAGGTCGTTCATGAAGACGCCGGTCATCTGGCCGTCGACATCGAGAGTGGTCAGCTTGACATATATGGTATCGGTAAGTGAGAAGTTGGCAGAAGGCACCAGAACCCCTCCGCTCAAAATATAAGTGGCAACCTTTGGGTATTGAGCGTTGTTGATGATTATCTGGTCCCAGATGTTGACGACCGTCCCTATGTTGTCCTTCAGCTTGATCTGTATGGGATAAGTGTAGCCAATGTTGGGGGCGTTGAACGTGTAGTTATAACGGTAGAAGTCTCCGTAGATACCACCGTATTGGAACGCCGCGGTCGAGCTCGGCGGGGTCATGATGTTGCCGGTCAGCGGCATATAGACCAGCAGGTTATTGTCAATGGCCAGGTTCCTAAGTGTATCGCTATACACTTCGACCAGTATCTGTTCGCTGGAGTTGAAGTTCCTGGTTATGTTGCTGTCGGAGGCGCGGCGGATGTAGTAGAATGTGGTCCCTGCCTCTCCCATCGTCTCTCCGGCCTGACCGCCGCTAGCATCCGGAGGATATGTTCCGTTTGTCAGGTAACTGGAATAGTTGGTGTATGGGCCATTGTAGCCGCTACCGCCGCCAGAGGTGGTCTTGGACACAACGATAACGAACTGAGCGGTGGCGTTCTTGCCTAACGAGTCATACGCATTGAAGAATATCGTCTTGCCATTCCATCCACTGTAGGAAGCCAAGTATGTGCTTGTGCTGGTATAGATCCCGTCGTGGTTAGTGTCGGTCAAGGTGATGTTGTTCGATAGACCGATACCGGAAGCATCGACCCAAACCCCAGCCAGGTTATTCTCCAGGTCGGTTATGGTGGCATACAAATATACCGGATCCTTATCATAGACCGGTGACGGGGTGAAACCCCGGGCACCAATGATGGGCGGCGTGTTCTGGTCGGTCTTGTTGCCTGCCAATACCGCTTCCCATACGATATTGTTGGTGGTCTTGTCCACGATCATCAGACGAACGGTCATGCCGGAGGAGTAGGGGGTGGTGTCATAGGACCAGACCTCGCCTATCTTCCAGTCGTTGCCTATGCTGGGGTTGCTGGATGAGATGTTGAGAACAGTGGGAATGTCGTTCTTGAAGAGGTATATGTTAGTGGAATCCTGGGTCAGCGTCTGACCGCCCTTGTGGGTTATGTTCATATATAGATGGCTGCTGGAGGTACCGACCTGAGCACTGAAGTCGCTGAGCGTCTGGTCCTGTGGCGCAGGCATGTTCGTCACGAAGAATAGGACACCGGTGAACAGTGAGACGGTTATGGCCAGTATGAGCAGGTTGCCTATGATCTCAGAGACACCGTGGCGGCTTTTCCTGAGATTCTTGCTGTTCCGATGATAATTGCTCTTTTTGTTGGTCATAATTGCTGCCTTCCACTGTCGAGTGCCTGCGCTCGGGGCAAATTTGATTATTTCGTTTGTCTCTATTTAACCATTGGTGGCTGATAATCAATTTTGAACAGATGATGGCTGGACAGAAATTATTCAATCGTATCATCATTGATAATTTGTACGGCCAGAACCCCCACCAACAGGCAAGTTACCTTGAGTGAGCTCGCTCGCCTTCAAGCGACGTTCGCATATATTTCAAGGGTTTTGACAACGGCGAAATCCAGATCGAATTCAAATGGGGGTTCCATTGATCATTCAATTTACCATGATCCAGAACTGAAATCGACATCAAAGAAGGATCGAAAGAGGTTTTTCCCAATAGGTAAGACATTTCTTCAATAGGTCTGGAACTTCCTAGCATCCAGATCGTTAATTCCTCCAGACCCGATTATCTGATTATCAACGACGTAATACTGCCATCCCTGCGTCTTGAGACCCTGATAATTCGCATAATAGCAGATCGCGCTCGAGGTGGCCAAGAGTATGTCAGTCCTACCATTTCCATCCACGTCCGCCGCAATCATCTTCACTATGGATTGACCGGTCAGAAGGGCGAATTTTGCATCATATGTTCCAGGTGTGGTCTTGTTCTGGTTTATTAGATACACGCCAGTAGCCGTTG comes from the Methanomassiliicoccales archaeon genome and includes:
- a CDS encoding type IV pilin N-terminal domain-containing protein encodes the protein MTNKKSNYHRNSKNLRKSRHGVSEIIGNLLILAITVSLFTGVLFFVTNMPAPQDQTLSDFSAQVGTSSSHLYMNITHKGGQTLTQDSTNIYLFKNDIPTVLNISSSNPSIGNDWKIGEVWSYDTTPYSSGMTVRLMIVDKTTNNIVWEAVLAGNKTDQNTPPIIGARGFTPSPVYDKDPVYLYATITDLENNLAGVWVDASGIGLSNNITLTDTNHDGIYTSTSTYLASYSGWNGKTIFFNAYDSLGKNATAQFVIVVSKTTSGGGSGYNGPYTNYSSYLTNGTYPPDASGGQAGETMGEAGTTFYYIRRASDSNITRNFNSSEQILVEVYSDTLRNLAIDNNLLVYMPLTGNIMTPPSSTAAFQYGGIYGDFYRYNYTFNAPNIGYTYPIQIKLKDNIGTVVNIWDQIIINNAQYPKVATYILSGGVLVPSANFSLTDTIYVKLTTLDVDGQMTGVFMNDLTVSDYSGRYVVRKTPTMPAANPAGIKVPIYTAPVSSVFKTDSTNGATWIADGKTSSNDPSARYTFYFKPIDANAGWWLPRRNSYTLTIDTFQDAGANSTTGETYHSLTVQFNITAPRTMTDIIAGIGSGAFTWSSSGASWQNSQLAWFKNGEVTGQWQKIDIALPTKTYNGPIGLVQSDLDGDSRQDLAVGFQDPSVGVAWYRSQSVDGLSWSNPYRLMKSLDGTPGLWKDGGSSKGLGNADVTVYAATTSWGHTPEFDNDYYSSYDIIGAMAAGNFGNGHTDIVVSLIHVVVHSTATTEDAAKSNPALNTPMFFNRGLYVLWNNGGAMDWKMTPLYGSRDYFPAFKQGATLLDANGNNNPAAIDIATGDFNQDGCDDIVAVYETGVTKIWLSQWSDVQSTSDPFNAAFNTTASLMPSTSVPTVPGTAGPWELAGRAVRLRVADVDGNGYPDIVRTSAAAASVNTVYVIITKRAEPTKTQNFPVLEYGGTGITAKVTGSKADLTAIDNKWENLTEVFQNSSVLFDRPITKAAGDTTINQTVSNLQRDDGQTYNVDRHQTLSVAMASADSSYSGMQVTQVMMRTKYWVLADYDGNSYLQWSKDGGSTWMNTNIKPTNTQLSVNLTYDLFNGQGADSINTWAKLQNICFRYYNDETTGSGAVRFDYIYLEVKFAVSRQVQWDWQIPNLPNEIWHNLTINAKVKTAGDSFNVSYSPDNETWFHLFTISSTTQKNYSGMLLHTVNSKYYIRIEDTNRQATDIVNDTLCVNKLNITHYSPAVSWDFDSTKWQKSIPGISSPNYITSLAVADVGPSYSNTKPDGYLDIVVGTTMIGNGDANHALFVIPSINSGTQLGVPINIPVVAASAAIGTNAYDVKAVELGDFNGDGFMDIAMAIGFSPGYTYTAGSTSTLWIYTSQQSSGGWQFSEQPVNVLDTSGSVINIKTGYVDLTFLWPLFGVFGIVVAEAVIERAERKRKE